Proteins encoded in a region of the Hyphomicrobiales bacterium genome:
- the fliP gene encoding flagellar type III secretion system pore protein FliP (The bacterial flagellar biogenesis protein FliP forms a type III secretion system (T3SS)-type pore required for flagellar assembly.): MALAGVLALLPVAALAQGISIDFAEGTSVTERAIQLVALVTVLSLAPSILVMVTSFTRIVVVLSLLRSAIGLQTAPPNSVMIGLALFLTTFIMMPTLQVAYDTGIDPLIKEEIELSEAFDRTSKPFHTFMRSHVREKDLSLFQELSGTALPDTPEKLEMRVLVPAFMISELRRAFEIGFLLYLPFVIIDLVIASILMSMGMMMLPPIVISLPFKLIFFVLVDGWHMVAGSLVRSFGGS; encoded by the coding sequence GTGGCCTTAGCTGGTGTCCTCGCCCTCTTGCCAGTAGCAGCTCTTGCACAGGGCATTTCCATTGATTTTGCCGAAGGCACTTCCGTCACAGAACGCGCGATACAACTGGTCGCCCTTGTAACGGTTCTCAGCCTTGCGCCCTCCATTTTGGTGATGGTCACATCCTTCACTCGTATCGTGGTTGTTCTATCACTTTTGCGCTCAGCCATTGGTCTGCAAACCGCACCACCAAATTCAGTGATGATTGGTCTGGCGCTCTTCCTCACCACCTTCATCATGATGCCCACCTTACAGGTAGCCTATGACACCGGCATTGACCCTCTTATCAAAGAAGAGATCGAGCTATCCGAAGCCTTTGATAGAACCTCAAAACCTTTCCACACCTTCATGCGTTCCCATGTCCGAGAAAAGGATCTATCGCTTTTTCAAGAGTTAAGCGGTACAGCCTTACCCGACACGCCCGAAAAACTTGAAATGCGTGTTCTCGTACCAGCCTTCATGATTAGCGAATTAAGACGCGCCTTTGAAATTGGCTTCCTGCTCTATCTGCCTTTTGTCATCATCGACCTTGTAATCGCATCGATCCTGATGTCCATGGGTATGATGATGCTACCACCAATTGTTATATCACTGCCCTTCAAGCTGATTTTCTTTGTGCTCGTGGATGGCTGGCATATGGTGGCTGGTAGTCTTGTCCGAAGTTTTGGTGGCAGTTAG
- a CDS encoding tetratricopeptide repeat protein produces MAWMAIAIFMLSIVFSPISASAQEVVAADIKTEVKRGFGRFSITLPKRTRFIDYDVSTEDNIIVLRLSKAITVDLNRAVLPLSDYVLIARKDPEGSVLRFALAPGVRVNTQAAGEHLYLDFLPGNWRGEHPGIPEKVVRKLERRAEAALALAEQKLLLSNEIAEKAKMDVRVGRHPTFTRFVFSWNVPYSTSFKREDNTAILVFDKLSAFDFSSINADLPQLVSRVEHELGADTTTVTLGLEEAAELRSYVDGNEYIVDVTNNKLRKDAEDQNSQIEVPFVLGGLPQLPKTAKNVSQIVFPENNERTVAELPTAPIKIEEKLVEPSGADVDKEKTEQSQKKPLDVKRDDKPANDAGQKNENGTGDVTRSNPERVDEIIKKVNGLSVVEASVNESQDALRLVFPFDKVTGSSVFRRGKSIWMVFKTDDVIDVSAIDALRGEFVRSVDIIENGEYKAVKINLPSAQLASAAIDNHNWTVSIGNAVIRPTKPLTASRRLADKGIFLSVPLEGAVGNVLFEDPDVGDHIHVVVAEAPARGLIRQQQFVMVTILPSTHALAFIPKNDSIKVHIEEDGVAIVSEKSLNLSAIEGLRASASGKLITDEWFDKALEIKDRDVAPDGQFGKWESRLIKDIVDAKETERPQYHVKLAEFYTANGYGPEALASLGRALHAQPLLQNKRAYILPKAAAELTMARYKDALKTLSNESYQKDPDAAIWRTIAAAGDGKWKLALKNATLGRTRLSSYDTKTQQDFFLSAADAALQVKDLDNAKGFLGALILRNASQYHLGRYEILQGILAIEEGRTEDARFFYERALNIDDRRIQARAKLHLIGLDYDTKAVDNAATIEAYEKFVAVWRNDDLELKGLRGLGKALADEEEYRRAFQLVQTAVISDNDSLITHALQDDMKEVFVRLFHGGKADDLPPVEVLSLYYDFKHLTPIGRVGDEIVRYLSRRLIDIDLLPQASELLTHQVDKRLKGPARARVAADLAVVELLDNKPHRAITTLHKSRTAGLSVSLERQRRLVEAYAHSEVGKYDIALELLDSLDGEDVDRLKANINWDARRWSAAGELLEKTHSGRWSDLEPLSAHVRLDIMRAAIAFSLGQDDFALNRLNRKFGQKMSESADAGVFQVLTQPLNEQSFDRDVAVDSILNISTADSFLRDYRHRYLSDGVRSSNT; encoded by the coding sequence ATGGCATGGATGGCCATCGCTATTTTTATGCTTTCTATTGTGTTTTCCCCAATCTCGGCCTCGGCGCAAGAGGTTGTGGCAGCCGACATTAAGACAGAAGTAAAGCGTGGCTTTGGGCGTTTTTCTATTACGTTGCCTAAGCGTACCCGCTTTATTGATTATGACGTCTCCACTGAAGATAATATAATCGTTCTTCGCTTGTCAAAAGCGATTACCGTTGATTTGAATCGCGCGGTTCTTCCTCTTTCTGATTATGTGTTGATCGCGCGAAAAGACCCTGAGGGCAGCGTTTTGAGGTTTGCGTTGGCGCCAGGTGTACGGGTTAATACTCAGGCTGCAGGTGAGCACTTGTATCTCGATTTCTTGCCTGGCAACTGGCGTGGTGAACACCCTGGAATCCCGGAAAAAGTCGTTCGTAAACTTGAAAGAAGAGCCGAAGCGGCACTGGCTTTAGCAGAACAGAAACTGCTGTTAAGCAATGAAATTGCTGAAAAAGCTAAAATGGATGTTCGAGTTGGCCGCCATCCGACTTTTACAAGGTTTGTGTTCTCTTGGAATGTGCCTTACTCCACATCATTCAAACGAGAAGATAATACTGCTATTTTGGTGTTTGATAAACTGAGCGCGTTTGATTTCTCCTCTATTAATGCGGACTTGCCGCAGCTTGTTAGCCGTGTTGAACATGAACTTGGGGCAGATACAACCACGGTCACTTTGGGGCTAGAAGAAGCCGCCGAACTGCGTTCCTATGTGGATGGTAATGAATATATCGTTGATGTTACGAATAACAAACTCCGCAAGGATGCTGAAGACCAAAACAGCCAAATTGAGGTGCCGTTTGTTCTTGGTGGACTGCCTCAATTGCCGAAAACCGCAAAAAATGTTTCCCAAATAGTATTTCCAGAAAATAATGAGCGCACAGTTGCAGAGCTTCCAACCGCGCCTATCAAAATTGAGGAAAAACTGGTTGAGCCAAGTGGTGCAGATGTTGATAAAGAAAAAACGGAACAGTCACAAAAGAAACCCTTGGATGTAAAGCGTGACGATAAACCAGCCAATGATGCTGGCCAAAAAAATGAGAACGGAACGGGTGACGTAACACGGTCTAATCCTGAGCGTGTTGACGAAATAATAAAAAAAGTGAATGGCTTGAGCGTTGTAGAGGCCAGCGTTAATGAAAGTCAGGATGCATTACGTCTTGTTTTTCCATTTGATAAAGTTACTGGATCATCAGTATTTAGGCGTGGCAAATCCATTTGGATGGTGTTTAAGACGGATGATGTGATCGATGTCTCTGCCATTGATGCCTTGCGCGGCGAATTTGTTCGTAGTGTCGATATTATAGAAAATGGTGAATATAAAGCGGTGAAGATAAACTTGCCGAGTGCACAACTCGCATCCGCTGCCATTGATAACCACAATTGGACTGTGTCTATAGGTAATGCGGTAATTCGTCCTACAAAGCCTCTGACAGCGAGCCGCCGACTGGCTGATAAAGGGATTTTCTTGAGTGTTCCGCTCGAGGGTGCTGTTGGCAATGTTTTGTTTGAAGACCCTGATGTTGGCGATCATATCCATGTTGTCGTGGCTGAGGCCCCAGCGCGAGGGCTTATCCGGCAGCAACAGTTTGTAATGGTAACGATTTTACCTTCGACGCATGCGCTTGCGTTTATTCCTAAGAATGATTCGATCAAGGTGCATATCGAAGAGGATGGGGTTGCTATCGTGAGTGAGAAATCTCTCAACCTGTCTGCCATTGAAGGATTGCGGGCATCAGCCAGTGGTAAACTGATAACCGATGAATGGTTTGATAAAGCTCTAGAGATTAAGGATAGGGATGTTGCGCCTGATGGTCAATTCGGTAAATGGGAAAGCCGTCTGATTAAAGATATTGTTGATGCTAAAGAGACAGAGCGCCCCCAGTATCACGTCAAACTTGCTGAATTTTATACTGCAAACGGCTATGGCCCGGAAGCTCTTGCGAGTTTGGGGCGTGCGCTTCACGCTCAGCCTCTATTACAAAATAAACGTGCTTATATTTTGCCGAAGGCTGCAGCTGAATTGACGATGGCACGGTATAAAGATGCATTAAAGACATTATCGAATGAGAGCTATCAAAAAGACCCTGATGCAGCCATTTGGCGCACGATTGCCGCGGCTGGCGATGGGAAATGGAAACTGGCACTCAAGAATGCTACTTTGGGCCGCACACGGCTTTCTTCCTATGATACCAAGACGCAGCAAGATTTTTTCCTTTCGGCTGCCGATGCTGCTTTGCAGGTAAAAGATCTCGATAATGCTAAAGGCTTTTTAGGTGCTCTTATTCTTCGCAATGCAAGCCAATATCACTTGGGCCGTTATGAAATTTTGCAAGGGATACTTGCAATCGAAGAAGGGCGGACAGAGGATGCTAGGTTCTTTTATGAGCGTGCTCTCAATATTGATGATAGACGTATCCAAGCTAGAGCTAAGTTACATTTAATTGGATTGGATTACGATACTAAAGCCGTTGATAATGCCGCGACAATTGAGGCATACGAGAAGTTTGTTGCTGTTTGGCGCAATGATGACCTCGAACTAAAAGGCCTTCGCGGGCTTGGCAAAGCTTTGGCTGATGAAGAGGAATACCGGCGTGCTTTTCAATTGGTGCAGACGGCGGTTATCTCCGATAATGATTCACTAATTACACATGCATTGCAAGATGACATGAAAGAGGTTTTTGTTAGGTTGTTTCACGGTGGCAAAGCTGATGATCTCCCACCCGTTGAGGTGCTTAGCCTTTATTATGATTTTAAACATTTAACACCAATAGGCCGCGTTGGTGATGAAATTGTTCGTTATCTTTCTCGTCGATTGATTGATATTGATTTATTGCCGCAGGCGTCTGAGCTGTTGACCCATCAGGTTGATAAGCGCTTGAAAGGTCCAGCGCGTGCGCGTGTGGCTGCTGATCTGGCAGTTGTTGAATTGCTTGATAATAAACCCCATCGCGCGATCACAACCTTACATAAATCGCGCACAGCTGGCTTGTCAGTTTCGCTTGAGCGCCAGCGCCGCCTTGTGGAGGCTTATGCTCATTCAGAAGTGGGTAAATATGATATAGCCTTGGAGCTTCTTGATAGTTTGGACGGTGAGGATGTTGATCGCTTGAAAGCCAATATAAACTGGGATGCGAGGCGCTGGAGCGCTGCTGGTGAATTGCTTGAGAAAACCCATAGTGGCCGTTGGTCAGATTTGGAACCGTTGAGTGCGCATGTGCGCCTTGATATCATGCGTGCCGCAATCGCCTTTTCTCTCGGCCAAGATGATTTCGCTTTGAACCGACTTAATCGGAAATTTGGACAGAAAATGTCTGAAAGTGCAGATGCTGGGGTGTTTCAGGTGCTTACCCAACCACTCAATGAGCAAAGTTTTGATCGTGATGTTGCCGTTGATAGTATTTTGAATATCAGTACGGCTGACTCATTTCTGCGCGATTATAGGCATCGCTATTTGAGCGATGGTGTTCGTTCTTCAAACACCTAA
- a CDS encoding DUF6468 domain-containing protein produces MTPGLLIEGLVIVLLIATISYCALLSGRLKRLKSEESALRSTIAELLTATELAERAIRGLKVTATEHQKTLGLRVRDGERVNVELHEKLEQGEELVKRLTAITNAGAPLPPMRRSTKRPTASNPRTVSEMAIQATERINAIRNGGA; encoded by the coding sequence ATGACCCCAGGCTTATTAATTGAAGGGCTTGTGATTGTTCTCTTGATTGCAACAATTTCTTATTGTGCACTTTTAAGTGGCCGATTGAAGCGCCTTAAATCTGAAGAATCGGCTCTTCGTTCAACCATTGCTGAATTGCTAACCGCGACTGAATTGGCGGAACGAGCGATACGCGGGTTAAAGGTGACTGCAACGGAGCATCAAAAAACACTGGGATTGCGCGTGCGCGATGGTGAACGTGTGAATGTTGAGCTGCACGAAAAACTTGAGCAGGGTGAGGAGCTTGTCAAGCGCCTGACGGCGATCACAAATGCAGGTGCACCGTTGCCGCCGATGCGTCGTTCTACGAAGCGTCCAACGGCATCAAATCCTCGAACTGTAAGTGAAATGGCAATACAAGCAACAGAACGCATTAATGCTATTCGGAACGGCGGAGCGTAG
- the fliM gene encoding flagellar motor switch protein FliM, translating to MEEQGVEDAGTLTAQWANMMDAGDEESSQQNSDRLMSQAEIDSLMGFKPDEILSSDQSGVRALINSALVSYERLPMLEVVFNRLVRLSTTSLRNMTSDNVEISLDSISSVRFGDYLNSIPLPAILSVFRAEEWDNFGLVTIDSPLIYTIVDVLLGGGRGMSAARVEGRPYTAIELSLVQQLVERLLGDAEQAFEAVSPVHFKLDRMETNPRFATLIRPSNAAILIRLRIDMEDRGGDVEFLLPYETIEPIRHLLLQMFVGDKFGRDIEWEQHLATQTNATEVMLDAVLFEQDIPLEEVMDFSVGQTLLLRKKTSDPIELRVGDVTLSEGQIGHINDRISVQVTTDLKKQKMTMDGYEKAITDMEADKT from the coding sequence ATGGAAGAGCAGGGTGTGGAGGATGCCGGGACCCTGACGGCTCAGTGGGCCAACATGATGGATGCTGGCGATGAAGAGTCTAGTCAGCAAAATTCTGACCGGCTTATGTCGCAAGCTGAAATTGATAGTTTGATGGGCTTTAAGCCTGACGAAATATTGTCTTCTGATCAAAGTGGCGTGCGCGCTCTTATAAACTCGGCTCTTGTGTCTTATGAGCGTCTTCCGATGTTGGAGGTTGTGTTCAACCGTCTCGTACGGCTATCTACAACTTCGCTGCGCAACATGACATCTGATAATGTCGAGATATCGCTTGATTCAATTTCTTCTGTGCGGTTTGGGGACTATCTTAACTCAATACCATTGCCTGCTATTTTGTCCGTGTTTCGGGCAGAGGAGTGGGATAATTTTGGTCTGGTTACGATTGATTCCCCACTCATCTATACAATTGTTGATGTTCTTCTTGGTGGTGGACGAGGAATGAGCGCTGCGCGTGTTGAAGGGCGCCCTTATACGGCAATTGAATTGAGCTTGGTTCAACAGTTAGTCGAGCGTCTTTTAGGTGATGCTGAGCAAGCATTTGAGGCGGTTTCACCCGTTCATTTTAAGCTTGATCGTATGGAGACAAACCCCAGATTTGCTACACTTATCAGGCCGTCTAATGCTGCTATTTTAATTCGCCTTCGTATTGATATGGAAGACCGAGGGGGGGATGTTGAGTTTCTTTTGCCCTATGAAACTATTGAGCCGATCAGACATTTGTTGTTGCAGATGTTTGTTGGTGACAAGTTTGGTCGTGACATTGAATGGGAACAACATCTCGCCACGCAGACTAATGCAACAGAGGTCATGCTCGATGCTGTGTTGTTTGAACAAGATATTCCACTTGAAGAGGTTATGGATTTTTCAGTTGGTCAGACTTTACTTTTGCGCAAAAAAACAAGCGACCCGATTGAGCTACGTGTAGGCGATGTGACACTGAGCGAGGGGCAGATTGGACATATTAATGATCGCATTTCGGTTCAGGTGACCACTGACCTCAAGAAACAAAAAATGACCATGGATGGTTATGAAAAAGCAATTACAGACATGGAGGCCGACAAAACATGA
- a CDS encoding flagellar basal body-associated FliL family protein → MGDDMSDQAVGADEAIDDEDAPKSGKKKIIMIALAALLLIGGGGGAYFFLSGPDEAAVESVEDAPAAPEKVVFFPMPEITVNLENVAGRQQYLKLKATLELSSDEDVAAIEPFMPRVLDAFQVYLRELRTTDLEGSAGMFRLKEELQRRINTAVYPVEVRKVLFEEILIQ, encoded by the coding sequence ATGGGTGATGATATGTCCGACCAAGCTGTTGGTGCAGATGAAGCGATAGACGACGAAGACGCACCAAAGTCAGGTAAAAAGAAGATCATTATGATCGCGCTGGCGGCCTTGCTTCTTATTGGAGGAGGGGGCGGTGCTTACTTCTTTTTATCGGGGCCTGATGAGGCGGCTGTAGAGAGCGTTGAAGATGCGCCTGCTGCGCCTGAAAAAGTGGTTTTCTTTCCAATGCCCGAGATTACGGTCAATCTGGAAAATGTGGCAGGTCGCCAACAGTATTTGAAATTAAAGGCGACACTAGAATTGAGTAGCGATGAGGATGTTGCCGCGATCGAGCCTTTTATGCCGCGCGTGCTAGATGCCTTTCAAGTGTATTTGAGAGAACTACGGACCACTGACCTTGAGGGATCAGCCGGGATGTTTCGTTTGAAGGAAGAACTTCAGCGACGCATCAACACGGCGGTTTATCCGGTTGAGGTGCGTAAAGTTCTTTTTGAAGAAATCCTCATTCAATAG
- the flgF gene encoding flagellar basal-body rod protein FlgF: MENAQLITLSRATALNRQMNIVANNVANVNTTGYKSENLLFEEYISPEGSAEAFKTGDRDLSFVLDDRTVGNFATGTLETTGSQLDVAIQGDGFFAVQTPAGERYTRAGSFTLDSTGQLTTHDGNPVLGEGGPILFDAADTQVTIASDGTITGANGEIGRLRVVNFEDPQQLNRVGSTLFSAEDAQQIAAGNTKVVQFTLENANVDAISQISQMIEVQRAYDELANIMREQNDLRETAIQRLGRVQVNA; this comes from the coding sequence ATGGAGAACGCACAGCTGATTACCCTGTCACGCGCTACAGCGCTGAACAGGCAAATGAACATAGTGGCCAATAATGTGGCCAATGTGAATACCACAGGCTACAAGAGCGAAAATCTGCTCTTTGAAGAATATATCAGCCCTGAAGGTAGCGCCGAAGCTTTTAAAACAGGCGATCGTGACCTAAGCTTCGTGCTTGATGATCGCACTGTTGGCAATTTTGCAACCGGCACTTTAGAGACAACAGGCAGCCAGCTTGACGTTGCGATCCAAGGCGATGGCTTCTTCGCCGTACAAACGCCTGCAGGCGAGCGCTACACCCGCGCCGGCTCCTTTACTCTCGATTCAACAGGCCAACTTACAACACATGACGGCAATCCGGTTTTGGGTGAAGGCGGCCCGATTTTATTCGACGCAGCCGACACACAAGTCACCATAGCCAGTGATGGCACAATCACAGGCGCCAATGGCGAGATCGGACGACTGCGTGTTGTCAACTTTGAAGACCCACAACAATTAAACCGCGTAGGCAGCACTTTATTCAGCGCCGAAGACGCCCAGCAAATCGCAGCCGGGAACACAAAGGTTGTCCAGTTCACCCTTGAAAACGCGAATGTCGATGCTATTTCGCAAATTTCACAAATGATCGAAGTGCAACGCGCTTACGACGAACTTGCCAATATCATGCGCGAGCAAAATGACTTGCGTGAAACAGCAATCCAGCGGCTCGGCCGCGTCCAAGTAAACGCGTAA
- the flgG gene encoding flagellar basal-body rod protein FlgG, giving the protein MQALHTAATGMRAQELNVQTVANNIANIRTTGYKKQNAEFQDLLYTDLRRVGSTSSSSGTVVPTGIQIGSGVKFAATSRIMTQGSLEETQQPLNLAIRGDGYFEVELPDGRTAYTRDGSFERNQDGEIVTLDGYQVGSGITIPQDARSINISTDGQVEVVNGDDANPSNVGQIDVITFINPGGLEAIGDNLFVETAASGDPQTGTPGEDGVGNLLQGFLEGSNVEAVREISDLISAQRAYELNSRVISAADEMMQSAGQILR; this is encoded by the coding sequence ATGCAAGCACTCCACACAGCAGCAACAGGGATGCGCGCTCAAGAACTCAACGTTCAAACAGTCGCGAATAACATCGCCAACATCCGAACCACTGGCTACAAAAAACAAAACGCCGAATTTCAGGATCTCCTCTATACGGACCTGCGCCGTGTTGGTTCAACCTCATCTAGCAGCGGCACCGTTGTGCCAACTGGCATTCAAATTGGTTCCGGTGTCAAATTTGCCGCAACAAGCCGCATTATGACGCAAGGTTCACTTGAAGAAACACAACAACCATTGAATCTGGCCATCAGAGGCGACGGTTACTTTGAAGTGGAACTGCCGGACGGGCGAACCGCCTATACACGAGACGGCTCGTTTGAACGCAACCAAGATGGCGAGATTGTTACCCTTGATGGCTATCAAGTGGGCAGCGGCATCACTATTCCGCAGGATGCACGATCCATAAACATCAGCACCGACGGGCAAGTCGAAGTCGTCAACGGCGATGATGCAAACCCAAGCAACGTTGGGCAAATCGATGTTATTACCTTCATCAATCCAGGCGGCCTTGAGGCTATCGGTGACAATTTATTTGTTGAAACCGCTGCCAGTGGCGACCCACAAACAGGCACCCCTGGTGAAGATGGTGTTGGCAATCTACTGCAAGGCTTTCTCGAGGGTTCGAACGTTGAGGCCGTGCGCGAGATTTCCGATCTGATTTCCGCACAGCGCGCTTATGAACTTAACTCACGTGTGATCTCTGCTGCTGATGAAATGATGCAGTCTGCCGGTCAGATTTTGAGATAA
- the flgA gene encoding flagellar basal body P-ring formation chaperone FlgA, whose protein sequence is MKYANHKVILLAVLIATFLSGVVHAATLKSDVTVYSNVVTAKDLFDDAGEYANEPLFLAPDIGSSGKISAHRIASEAHDIGLYDIRLNGIDTVTVRRPSRKVTRQDAELELKEAVGKALNNGIDFEIVTTNIPQIIHADPRAEMSMTIEDFLLLENGKRFQATLEYQTYGGAKNLPVRGAVVEMATVVVLTREIARDEVLLPGDVVNERILKSRMRAGTIRSLAGLVGKALTRNLQAGATLREQDVIEPLIVRSNDLVSITYAIPGLLLTSQGRALDSGPKGAVISVRNLQSNRTIRGRITDKGEVIVDIRKPLFAQTNPIADQGVQ, encoded by the coding sequence ATGAAATATGCAAACCATAAAGTGATACTCTTGGCAGTCTTGATTGCTACGTTTCTTTCAGGGGTAGTCCATGCCGCCACATTAAAAAGTGACGTCACTGTCTATTCCAACGTTGTGACCGCCAAGGATCTTTTCGATGACGCAGGCGAATATGCGAATGAACCACTATTTCTTGCTCCAGATATTGGTAGTTCAGGCAAGATCAGCGCCCATCGCATCGCCTCTGAAGCACATGACATTGGCCTATATGACATTCGATTGAATGGCATTGATACGGTCACAGTACGACGACCAAGCCGCAAAGTGACCCGCCAAGATGCTGAGCTTGAATTAAAAGAGGCGGTTGGCAAAGCACTTAACAACGGCATTGATTTCGAGATCGTAACAACCAATATACCGCAGATCATCCATGCTGACCCACGGGCTGAGATGAGTATGACAATCGAAGATTTTCTACTGTTGGAAAATGGCAAGAGATTTCAGGCAACACTCGAGTACCAGACCTATGGCGGCGCCAAAAATCTGCCTGTACGGGGCGCCGTTGTCGAAATGGCAACCGTCGTTGTTCTTACCCGTGAAATTGCCCGCGACGAAGTGCTTCTCCCTGGCGATGTTGTCAACGAACGAATTTTGAAATCGCGGATGCGCGCTGGCACAATTAGGTCGCTGGCAGGCTTGGTTGGTAAGGCGCTTACCCGCAATTTACAAGCAGGCGCCACATTGCGCGAACAAGACGTGATTGAACCACTCATTGTGCGATCTAATGACCTTGTATCAATCACCTATGCCATTCCAGGCCTTTTGTTAACGTCTCAAGGCAGAGCCCTTGATTCCGGACCAAAAGGCGCCGTGATTTCAGTTCGAAACCTTCAATCAAACCGCACAATCCGTGGCCGCATAACAGACAAGGGCGAAGTCATTGTCGATATTAGAAAACCACTCTTTGCTCAAACAAATCCAATCGCCGACCAAGGGGTCCAGTAA
- the flgH gene encoding flagellar basal body L-ring protein FlgH, with translation MHSIFNENKILRQLNKMTIGFIITACLALAGCGTTDKIKAINKPPTLSSIEDPTAQPGYQPVRLPEPEPEPAVFTANSLWRSNDQSFFRDGRARRVGDILTINVTIDDEAEFENTTDRTRTAGRGLGVGTGLLGSLFNLVPGIGDTNAVLSLNANTNTNGDGSIERSEELTTNIAAIIVQQLPNGNLVIEGKQEVRVNFEVRELIVAGIIRPDDIQPDNTIDSSKIAQARISYGGRGQITDVQQAGVGQQFIDAVAPF, from the coding sequence ATGCACAGTATATTTAATGAAAACAAAATCTTACGCCAATTAAACAAGATGACAATCGGCTTCATTATTACCGCATGTTTGGCGCTTGCTGGTTGTGGGACAACAGATAAAATCAAAGCGATTAACAAACCCCCTACGCTGTCATCAATTGAAGACCCAACAGCACAACCGGGATACCAGCCTGTTCGCCTGCCTGAGCCAGAACCGGAGCCTGCCGTTTTCACCGCCAATTCTCTTTGGCGCTCCAATGACCAATCATTCTTCCGTGATGGCCGTGCACGTCGTGTTGGTGATATTTTGACCATCAATGTGACGATTGACGATGAAGCAGAATTTGAAAATACAACCGACCGCACACGCACAGCAGGACGCGGACTTGGTGTGGGCACCGGTTTGCTTGGCTCCTTGTTCAATCTAGTCCCCGGCATCGGAGATACCAACGCAGTTCTTAGCTTAAATGCCAATACAAACACAAACGGCGATGGCTCTATCGAACGCTCAGAAGAACTGACAACAAACATTGCCGCCATCATCGTACAACAATTGCCAAACGGTAACCTTGTGATTGAAGGAAAACAGGAAGTGCGTGTGAACTTCGAAGTTCGCGAACTCATCGTAGCAGGCATCATTCGACCAGATGACATTCAGCCAGACAACACGATTGATTCATCCAAAATTGCACAGGCCAGAATTTCATATGGTGGCCGCGGTCAAATTACTGATGTTCAACAAGCAGGTGTTGGCCAGCAATTCATTGACGCTGTAGCCCCATTCTAA